Sequence from the Sinorhizobium meliloti genome:
GCACGTCGTCGAAGAACTGCTCGACCTCCTCCTCGGTCGCAAAGCCCATGACGCGTTCGACGCCGCAGCGATTGTACCAGGAGCGGTCGAAGAGGACGATTTCGCCGCCCGCCGGCAGATGTGGTACGTAACGCTGGAAATACCATTGGGTCTTTTCGCGATCGGACGGCGCCGGCAGCGCCACCGTTCTAACGATGCGCGGATTGAGTCGCTGGGTGATGCGCTTGATGACGCCGCCCTTTCCAGCCGCGTCGCGTCCCTCGAAGATCACAACGACCTTCTGCTTGTGGTAGACGACCCAGTCCTGCAGCTTGATAAGCTCCGCCTGCAAGGCCAGGAGCGCGCGGAAATAATCCATGCGGGGAAGCGCCGGAGGATGCGCTTTACGGTAAATCTCGCGGATTTTCTCGGATAAGGTCGGTTCTGAAAGCTCAAGCTCGTAATCCTCGTCGATTGTGTCAGCAAGCTCCGCTTCGAGCCAATCGATGCGTTCTACCTCGTCTTTCGAGTTACTCATGTTACGCCTCCGCAGTTCACGCCAACAATCTTGATCGCAAGATTGGCTTATTCAATGTCGGAGTGAAGGAAAATTCACATTCCTCGGGACGCATGCCGCCGGCGTAAGCAGGGTCGAGACTCACCGGCGACACAAGAGCGTTGTGATGGCAGCTCCCATTTGGGCATACTAACCGACGATCTCAATGGATCGGACGAGCGAGCGAGCATGATACTGTGAATGCCACTAAACTCCTGCTGATCTTGCCGCTATTGGCGGCTTTCGCATACATCTCGCTTGTTGGCTTGACGTATCTGTCACAGCGCGCGCTCCTTTACCCTGGGGCAAGCGCAACGCCGGCGCCCGAGCGCGCGAGCTGGGGCCAGAATGCGTCCATCCAGACACCCGATGGAGAAACACTTCATGGCCTCTATAGCCGGGGTGAGCCCGGCCAGCCTTCGGTGTTGTTCTTTCTCGGAAATGCCGACCGGGTTAGCAACTATGGCTTCTTCGCCCAGGCCCTCGCCGCACGCGGCATCGGCCTGCTCGCGCTTTCCTATCGCGGCTATCCGGGATCAAGTGGGACGCCGAACGAGCATGGCTTATTGATCGATGGCATTGCCGCCTTCGACTGGCTTGCGGCACGTTCCGGAAACGAGATCGTCGTGCTGGGCCAGTCGCTGGGAAGCGGTGTGGCGGTCGATACGGCTGGGCAACGGCCGGCAGTCGCGGTCATCCTCGTGTCTGCCTACCTGTCGGTCCTCTCGCTCGCTCAGACCTACTATCCATTCTTTCCGGTTGCCCTCCTCACCAAGGATCCCTTCCGCTCAGATCTGAAAATCGCAGGGGTGAGGCAACCGAAGCTGTTTATCCACGGCCGGCACGACACCATCATCCCATTGTCTTCGGGCGAAGCTCTGTATCAGATCGCTCCCGAGCCCAAGCAGATGCTCATCTACGATGCCGGCCACAACGATCTGTGGGATGCCCGCATGGTTGACGACATCATCCGCTTTGTGCAGTCGCAAAAAGGAGGCACCGCGATTCCACCGCCTCGAACGGACCGGAACTGACGAGCCGCTAAAGCTCAACGCGATCATGCGTTATTCCAGCACGATATGTGGCTCGATTGACCCATACCTGCCTTCCACAGTGCTGATCGGCGACTTTCGCGGCGTAGTCAGCCTCCTCCGCCTGCCCGGCGGGCAGTGATGATCCACGCGCGAGAGTCGAAAAACACGCCCTCCGGGGTCATATGCCCCTCCAGCAAATCGCGCAGCCGCTGCAGTGGTTTGTCAGGCGGTTCATTCGTGCTCGCGAGAGCGTCCTGAACAAGATAAAGGCTGGTTAGCGCATCGAACGCCGCATCGACATCTGATCCATAGAAGACCGGCTCTTGCACGTCCGCAAAGTCGATCGACGTAAAGCCTGCCGCGCTCAGAAGGTCGGTGGCAACCGGAGGGTCGCCAAGTGAAAACGGGTTGGCAGCACCTGCGGAAACCGCAATTGCCGGCGCCAGCGCTTGCCGGATAGCACGTGACCACTCGTTACGCTCCCGGCTCTGCCACACCATCCACACAAGGCGCGCGCCGGGGCGCATTGCCCGGCCGATATTGGCAAATGCCGCCGCCGGATCGGCAAAGAACATCACGCCAAACCGGCTGAGGCAAAGGTCGAAACTGCCCGTCGGGAATCCGTGAAATTGCGCGTCGCCCTGCTCGAACATCGCATTCCGCAGACCCTCGGCGGCACTCCGTCGCCTTGCCTCCTCAAGCATCTCCGCGGAAATATCCACACCGATCGCTTCCCCTTGCGGCGCGGCGCGGGCGGCCTCGCGCGTCGTTTGTCCTGCACCGCAGCCGATATCGAGCACCCGATCATCTGCGCCAAAGTCGGCAGCAACCCGTAGCTGGCGATTGTGTCGCGCCAATTCTGCGTCGTAAAAGTCGGCACGATCCGACGCCATAACACTCACCCTCTTTGTTCGAGCTGGTACGGGAGTTTGATTTTCCGTCCCCTGCACCGCGTTACTCTCGTCTTCCCGTGTAAACCGACGTCGTCATGTTTCTGGTGACGACGCCTGCGAACTCGGTTTCGGCTATTTTCTCCAGTCCGCTGAGTAACCTTTCCCGTTCGTCCGCTGGCAGTGCCGTGACATTCGAGTAGGTCGCATAGAGGCGTCGAACAGCGGGTGGGTCCAGTGTCAGAGTCCAGTCTATGAGCTCCGGCTCGTCGGCCGTGAAACCAGCCTCCGCCAACTCACCCAGTCGCGCACCGACATCGAGGCCGTATGGCGTTTTAGTCGTTCCACCACCGGATGGGCTCGTACGATGGCCTGAGAACAGGTGAGCCGTCGCCCGATGAAATGGATCAGGCCTGACACCGCCCCCGAAGACATTCCAAAAGAGAGCGACGGTGCCGCCGGCTCGCAGCAGTCGATGAATGCGCCGCAGAGCAGGAGCGGCATCAATCCAGTGGAACGCCGTCGCACTGACGACGAGATCGAAACTCTTCTCCGGAACTTTCAATTTTTCGAAGGGAGTCTCCACCACTTCGAGCTCTTCCTTGTCCAATCGACCGCGAAGAAACCTGGCTAGCCGTCTGTCGGGCTCTACTGCCAGAAGCCGGTGGGGCCGATCTTCAAGAAGGCGTTCGGTGGCCAGCCCAGTTCCGGCTCCAATCTCGAGGATGGAGATACCGCGGCGGAGTCCTGCGCGATTTCGTAACGCGTCCCAGACGAGCTCCGGATAGGCGGGCCGGGCCGTGTGGTAGTTCTGCGGGTCGAGCCCAAATGCTTCTTTGCCGAAGGAACGGGCAAGGACGTCACTGGCCATAGCCATCACCGAGTTGCTGACCGCCGAAGCTAACTGCGAAGACGAAGCGGATCAACAACGCCCGGCGGCGGGAAACCGACGCCATTCCCTCAACTGCGGTCCAACAAGGCAAGATTGGCCTCGATTGTCTCGTCCCCCGGTGATGCCGCACGAGCTTCGAGCAGCAATTTGCGGGCCTTTGCCTTCTCGCCTCGGAGATATTGCGAGTATCCCATGTTGTTGACGATGCGTGGCTGGCGCCCGGCCACCTTGAGCAATTGATTGTAGGCGCGGTCCGCCAGATCGAACCGGCCGAGGCGGTCATAGCAGGCCGCCAATCCCATCAGCGCCTCGGCGTTATCTTGCCGCAGCTCTACCGCCTTTCGAAAGTGCTTCTCGGCGAGCCCATAATTGCCGTTCATGAATTGAAGCTTGCCCTGATCGAGATCGGACTTGCTCACGTCTCCGGATGACGCGAGAGCGGATGTCGGGTCGAATTCGGCACCCGACAACACCTCCGACGTCTGACAGCTCGAAAGAATCACGGTGGCGACGATCGCCATGGCCAGTTCCGTGGGCCGGCGTCCTCCTCCCGAACGGCCCAGCACACTGCGGCCGGACGCGCCTGTTGTCATCTCCATTCGCTGATCGCCGCCCTCTTGCTACTGTGTCGTGGTGTCGTTCGGATAAGTCTCACCATTCCCCCCGTTTTGCTCCGCGTTCGGCTGCTGCGGCTTATACTGTTCCAGGTCGGCCGGCGTGGCCAAGCTGGTCTGCTTGACCCGTGGCGGCCACGGATCGACCATCTGCATCACGCTGTTTGCCGCGATTGCATCGCCTGCGGACAGAGCAATCGTTTCGCTGCGGACGAGCTCATGATTCTGGCAGCCGGAAAGCAGGATCGACGACGCAAAGAGAAGACCGGGAAAGCCTCTGGGCCTGCTGCTCCTCCGGATCATTGGAGCTCCAGAAAATGGCCGGAACTCGGTGCGCGGACGACACGCGCCTGCCTCGACGCTGACCGACCCCTGCCGTTGACCTCCACTTCATCGATATTGCCGAGAAAGAATTCAGCTTCGGTCGGGCGTTTTGTTCGATCCGACGGGCTGGCGACCTTCTTGAGCGGATCGATCGGTTTGACGAGATGAGGCGTGACGATGATCACCAGATCGGTCTCGCGGCGCTGGTAAGCCTTGGACGAAAACAACGCCCCGAGAATGGGAAGTTGCCCGAGGCCCGGCACGCGCTGGGTGATGAGATTGTTCTCGCTCTGCAGGAGGCCGGCGATCATGAAGCTCTGGCCGCTCTTGAGATCGACCGATGTCCGGGCACGGCGGACGGAGAAACCCGGGATCGCGATATTTCCCACCCGGTAGGAGGCGGTATTGTCGATCGCCGAAACTTCCGGCTCGATATCGAGGGCGATGAGGCCGTCGCTGAGCACGGTCGGCGTGAAATCCAGACCGACGCCGAACTTCTTGTAGCTGACGGTAATGGTCCCGTCCTGTTCCGAGATCGGGATGGGAAATTCGCCGCCGGCCAGAAAGCTTGAAGTCTCACCGGACCGCGCTATCAGGTTCGGTTCGGCCAGGCGCCGGGCCATGCCCCGGTCTTCGAGCGCATCGATCGCCACATCGACCGAGTAGCCCTCTCCGATGAGGCTGCCGATAAGGGAGCCGGCCGGCGTATTGGATGTCGCGCGCGGGGAGGAGTTGAACTCGACACTCCCGTTCGACCACGCATAAGCGGCACTGATCTGGGTTCCAAGCTCCTTGCCGACGTCGCGGTTGATCTCCACGAATCTGACATTCAGCTGTACCTGTTGGGACGACGTGATCTTAATGGAGTTGATGACCTCCTCGTCGCCGGCAAAGCGCGATGCGATCTGCTCAGCCTGGGTAGCTGCGACCGCGTCCGTGGCAGAGCCGGAAAGAACGATCCTTCCGTTCGCCGAGGTTACCTTTACGCTCGAGCCCGGCACCGACTGCCGGATCGTCGAGGAAAGCAATTTCGTATCGAGCGTCACCTCTATGTCGACAATGCCGACCGGATTCTTTTCCGCATCGAAAATGGTGACGCTCGTCGAGCCCAGTTCATTGCCGAGGATATAGAAGGAGCGGTCGGTCAGAGGGGTTACGGTCGCAATCTCCGGATCCCCGATGACGATCTCATCGAATCGCTGCACGGCTCTGATCGTTACCGTCTTGCCCTTCGCAACCTTGATCGATCGCGAAAAATTCGACGAGATTTCCACGGAATCGCCGTTTGCCGACGCCGGAGGACTGACGCCAATGCCGGTACACAGAGCCACAACGAAGCAGAAGAACGCAAAAAGGGAGCCTCTTGACCTTGTCATGGTTCCTGTGTTCCTCCACGACACTCGGCACAATGTCGCACTCTCGTGACGCTACGTGTTGGCCGTAACCGCTGGGAGTTTTTCGGGAACCTGCCGCGAGGTCAACCAAGAATCCCCCCAAGCCACAATAAACACCCAGGAATTTTAAATAAAACCGTCAATTTTTGGTGGCCTGCGCAGCCTGTTATTCTCAAGTACTGTATTGGGCCGGAAAGCCTCGACCCTCCGGTTTCCTATCTGAGGCGGCCGCTGCGCCGCTCACGGTTCGAGAGGTTTGCTACAAGGTCACCGAAGCGGTCTCCTTGGACCGCCACATGGCTGCGCAAACCCTCCCGCGCGCCATCCGTATTGCCGGAAAGAATGGCTTCGACGATCTCTCCATGTTCCCTGAACGAGACCTTCATGCGGTTACGAACTCTGAGCTGCAGGCGACGATAGGGGCGAAGGCGGCGATGCAAGGTCGTGCATTGCTCCTCGAGAAAGCCGCTATGGCTCGCCGTGTATATCGCACGATGGAATATCTCGTTTTCATAATAGTAGCGATCGGTCTCCTCGCTGAGGACCGCCTCCCGGCATTTCTCATGGGCAGCCAACAGAGCCGCACTGTCTTCCTCGGTATGCCGGCGAGCGGCAAGAGCACCCGCCATGCCTTCCAGTTCAGCCATCACCTCGAACATTTCGTAGACGCGCTGAGGTGCCGGGTCCACGACGACTGCGCCGCGCCGCGGTCTGATCTCGACAAGCCCGATCGCGCTCAATTGCATCAAGGCTTCGCGGATCGGGGTGCGGGATACGCCGAAGCGCATGGCGAGTTGCGTCTCGTCCAGGCGTTCACCCGGCTCGAACTCGCCCGTTACGATGCCGTTCTCGATATCGTCCCGCAGCTTGTAGAAAATGTTTTCGCTCATTCCTTATCCGACCAGTCCCGGTATGCAGCAACCATTTCTCTTGTATACAAAAATCTTGACACGGTACGCAAGATGGCTCCACTCTTATTACCAAGCCGGCGGGAGGCTGGCATGTCAGGGAGGAAGAAATGAGCAGTTTTCGACGGAAGTTGACGACTTCCGCTGTCGCGGCCATCTGCAGCTTGGTTGCTTCCACAGCGGGCGCCCAGACGGTGTTGAAGGCGTCGCACCAATTCCCGGGGGGCAAGGGCGACATTCGCGACGAGATGGTGCAACTGATCGCCCGCGAGGTCGCCGCCGCCAATGTCGGCCTCGAAATCCAGGTGTTCCCGGGGTCGTCTCTTTACAAGCCGAACGATCAGTGGAATGCGGTTACACGTGGCCTGCTCGATATGACTTCGTTCCCCTTGGACTATGCTTCCGGCCGCCACCCGGAATTCTCCGCGACGCTGATGCCCGGCCTCGTGGGAAACTTCGACCGCGCCATGCGGCTTAACGACTCCGAGTTCATGGGGGACATAAAGAAGGTCATCGAGAATGCCGGCGCCTTGGTGATCGCCGATGCGTGGCTCTCCGGTGCCTTCGGCTCCAAGAAGAATTGCATCACCTCCCCCGACACGATCAAGGGACAGGTGATCCGCGCCGCCGGGCCGGCCTTCGAGGAGATGCTCGTGGAAGCCGGCGCTTCGATCTCATCCATGCCTTCGTCGGAAATCTACACCGGCATGCAGACGGGCGTCCTGGATGCGGCGAACACCTCGTCGGCGAGTTTCGTCTCCTATCGCCTGTTCGAACAGGCCAAGTGCCTCACGGCGCCGGGAGAAAATGCCCTCTGGTTCATGTACGAACCGGTGCTGGTATCGAAGCGCGTCTTCGATGGCCTGACGGAAGAGCAGCAAAAGGCAATCCTCGCTGCCGGCGAGAAAGCGGAAGTCTATTTCAACGAAGAGGTCCGCAAGGGCGATCAGGTCATGATCGACACCTACAAGAAGGCAGGCGTCGAAGTCGTCGAGATGTCGAAGGAGGATTACGATGCCTGGCTCGAGCTCGCCAAGGCGTCGTCCTACAAGAACTTCGCCGCCAACGTTCCCGGCGGCGACAAGCTGATCGAAAAGGCGCTCGCCGTGAAGTAAGGCGGACCGGCAGAACGGCGCGCTCCGGCGCGCCATTCCCTTCCAGCGCAACTCGGGGATGATCTGATGCTCAAGGCCTATTCACGGGCTGTCGGCAATGCTTCGCGTGGCCTCGCGGCCGTTGCGACGGCCCTGCTCATTGCGGCGATGCTCGTCGTCTGCCAGATGATCATGCAGCGCTATGTATTTCGTCAGGCGACGATCTGGCAGACGGACTTCGTCGTGTTTTCCGCAACCGCAGCCATGTTTCTCGGCGCGCCCTACGTCTTGCTCAAGGGCGGCCATGTGGGCATCGACGTCGTCGAAATGGTGGTGGGCGAACGTACGCGATACGTTCTGCGCATCATTGCGGGCCTGCTCGGGCTCCTGTTCTGCGCCGTCATGCTGATTGCCACATGGATTCAGTTCCATGACGCGTGGGCGGGAAACTGGAAACACTCCAGCGTCTGGGCGCCGCCGCTTTGGGTGCCGCTCGCTGCCCTGCCCGTCAGCTTTGCCATGCTGTGCCTGCAATATGTCGCGCAGATTCTGACGCTCCTCACCGCCCCGGCAGTCCCGGCAGCCATGGGCCATGGCGCGGCCGAACCGGGTTCGGCCCCTGGCGCCGACCGTCATCCACAGGAGATCATTCAGTGAGCCCGACTGTCTCTGGACTGATGATCGTTGCGTGTCTTTTCGTGCTGCTGGCAACGGGAATGCCCATCGCCTTCGCCTTAGGTCTCGCCGCCTTCGCAGCGCTCTACATGCAAAGCGGCGCCGGCATTTTCTACGTGCTCGGCGACACGATGTTTTCCGGTATCGCCAATCTGGCCTATGTGTCGATCCCGATGTTCGTCCTCATGGGCGCGGCGGTCGCCTCTTCGCCGGCCGGATCTGATCTCTACACCTCGCTCGACCGGTGGCTGAACCGCATCCCGGGGGGGCTCATTCTGTCCAATATCGGAGCTTGCGCCATCTTTTCCGGCATGACTGGCTCTTCGCCCGCGACCTGCGCGGCGATCGGCAAAATGGGCATTCCGGAAATGATGCGGCGCGGCTATCCCGCTTCGGTCGCGAGCGGCTCCATCGCCGCCGGCGGCACGCTGGGCATTCTCATTCCCCCTTCGGTGACGCTGATCGTCTACGGAATAGCGACCGAGACCTCCATCGGGCGGTTGTTCATGGCGGGGATCCTGCCGGGTATTTTGCTGACGATCATGTTCATGACCTGGGCGGTCATCGATTGCAAACGCAAGGGCTACGAATTCGAGGCACGCCTCGTTCGCTACTCGATGAAGGAACGGCTGGCCGTCCTTCCGCGCATCCTGCCGTTCCTGCTGATCATCGCCGGCACGCTCTACGTACTCTATGGCGGTATCGCCACGCCTTCTGAAGCAGCCGGTGCGGGCGCGTTCCTGACATTGGCAGTCGTGATCGTCGCCTATCGCTTGTTCCGCTTTCGGCCCGTCGCCGGCATCTTCGGGTCGGCAATGAAGGAAAGCGTCATGATCATGATGATCATGGCTGCTGCCGAGCTCTTCGCCTTCGCGCTGTCGTCGCTGTTCATCACACAGACCGTCGCCGCAGCGATCGCGGACATGGAGGTCAACCGTTGGGTGCTGATGGCGGTCATCAACGTCTTTCTGTTGATCTGCGGCATGTTCCTGCCCCCCGTCGCCGTCATCGTGATGACCTCGCCGATGCTCTTCCCGATCGTCACCCAGGCGGGTTTCGACCCCTACTGGTTCGCGATCGTGCTGACGATCAACATGGAGGTCGGCCTGATCACGCCTCCGATCGGCCTCAACCTTTTTGTGATCAATGCCATCGCGCCGCAGATTCCGACGAAGGACATTCTCTGGGGCTCACTGCCTTACGTGCTCGTCATGTTCCTGACGATCATTCTCCTCTGCGTCTTTCCAGACGTTGCGACGTGGCTGCCGAACCAGATGCTGGGGACCGTCCAATGAACACGACGTCATTTTTCAGCGACATGCTGCAGAGCATTGCCGAGCGCGGCCGGCGATTCCTGTCGCTCGGTCCGGCCCGAAACGGCGATGTCAATCCGGTCGGCACCATGGAAGCGCTCTGCGACACGCTGCTGTCGAGCCGGGGCGAGGCGTCGGGCATGGCGCTGGCCAAGAACATTCTGGATCGCTGGCAAGGCTTCGATCAGGACAAGCGGCGCGATTTCATGTTGGCGCTGCTCTCTCGTTTCGGCCCTGATATCGAACGGCTGGAGCGGGCGATCGACGCCTATCGCGCCGATCCGACGCCGAAGGCGCTGCTCGAGATGAGCATGGCGGCAGAACCGCGCCGCCAGGAATTGATCCGCAGGCTCAACCTTGCGCCGAACGGCATCGCGACCCTCGTCCGCATGCGGGCGGACCTCCTCGAACTTAAAGCCCAAAACCCCGATCTGGAGGCGGTCGATACGGACTTCGCGCATCTCTTCGGATCCTGGTTCAATCGGGGCTTCCTCGTGCTGCGGCTGATCAGCTGGTCGACGCCGGCCGACATTCTGGAAAAGATCATTCGCTACGAGGCCGTCCATCATATCGGCGGCTGGGACGAGTTGCGCCGGCGGCTTGCGCCGGAGGACCGGCGCTGCTTCGCCTTCTTTCATCCGCAGCTGGTCGACGACCCGCTGATCTTCGTTGAAGTGGCGCTGACACGCGAAATGCCTCCCAACATCGCGGACCTGCTGAAGGAGGATCGTGCTCCGATCCGCGCTACTGACGCGACGACAGCCGTCTTCTATTCCATTTCGAACTGTCAGGAAGGCCTCAGGGGCATCTCCTTCGGCAACTTCCTGATCAAACAGGTGGTGGAGGATCTGCGGCGCGACCTCCCTCGCCTCGACACCTTCGTGACGCTGTCGCCGGTGCCGGGCTTTGCCGATTGGTTGTCGCGCGAACGCCAGACGGAAGCGTCCAACGCCCTGTCGGCCGCCGATCGCAGCAGGCTTGCGGCGCTCGACGAGCCTGATTGGGCCGATCAGCCGGAGATCGCGGCAGCCATCCAGCCAAGCCTTACGGCTGCGGCCGCCTGGTATTTCCTCAGGGCCCGCAATCTCCACGGCAAGACAGTTGATCCCGTTGCCCGGTTCCATCTCGGCAATGGCGCGCGGCTGGAACGCATCAATTTCCTAGGCGACCGGTCCGAACGGGCCATGCGCCAGGCCCACGGGCTGATGGTCAACTATC
This genomic interval carries:
- the ppk2 gene encoding polyphosphate kinase 2; translated protein: MSNSKDEVERIDWLEAELADTIDEDYELELSEPTLSEKIREIYRKAHPPALPRMDYFRALLALQAELIKLQDWVVYHKQKVVVIFEGRDAAGKGGVIKRITQRLNPRIVRTVALPAPSDREKTQWYFQRYVPHLPAGGEIVLFDRSWYNRCGVERVMGFATEEEVEQFFDDVPEFERMLVRSGVRLVKYWFSITDEEQQLRFLTRIHDPLKQWKLSPMDLQSRVRWEAYTKAKEETFARTNIREAPWHIVEANDKKRARLNCIDHLLKQIPYEDVPHEDITLPERIFNPNYERKVLPPELYVPAKY
- a CDS encoding alpha/beta hydrolase; protein product: MNATKLLLILPLLAAFAYISLVGLTYLSQRALLYPGASATPAPERASWGQNASIQTPDGETLHGLYSRGEPGQPSVLFFLGNADRVSNYGFFAQALAARGIGLLALSYRGYPGSSGTPNEHGLLIDGIAAFDWLAARSGNEIVVLGQSLGSGVAVDTAGQRPAVAVILVSAYLSVLSLAQTYYPFFPVALLTKDPFRSDLKIAGVRQPKLFIHGRHDTIIPLSSGEALYQIAPEPKQMLIYDAGHNDLWDARMVDDIIRFVQSQKGGTAIPPPRTDRN
- a CDS encoding class I SAM-dependent methyltransferase; amino-acid sequence: MASDRADFYDAELARHNRQLRVAADFGADDRVLDIGCGAGQTTREAARAAPQGEAIGVDISAEMLEEARRRSAAEGLRNAMFEQGDAQFHGFPTGSFDLCLSRFGVMFFADPAAAFANIGRAMRPGARLVWMVWQSRERNEWSRAIRQALAPAIAVSAGAANPFSLGDPPVATDLLSAAGFTSIDFADVQEPVFYGSDVDAAFDALTSLYLVQDALASTNEPPDKPLQRLRDLLEGHMTPEGVFFDSRAWIITARRAGGGG
- a CDS encoding class I SAM-dependent methyltransferase, which gives rise to MAMASDVLARSFGKEAFGLDPQNYHTARPAYPELVWDALRNRAGLRRGISILEIGAGTGLATERLLEDRPHRLLAVEPDRRLARFLRGRLDKEELEVVETPFEKLKVPEKSFDLVVSATAFHWIDAAPALRRIHRLLRAGGTVALFWNVFGGGVRPDPFHRATAHLFSGHRTSPSGGGTTKTPYGLDVGARLGELAEAGFTADEPELIDWTLTLDPPAVRRLYATYSNVTALPADERERLLSGLEKIAETEFAGVVTRNMTTSVYTGRRE
- a CDS encoding tetratricopeptide repeat protein yields the protein MEMTTGASGRSVLGRSGGGRRPTELAMAIVATVILSSCQTSEVLSGAEFDPTSALASSGDVSKSDLDQGKLQFMNGNYGLAEKHFRKAVELRQDNAEALMGLAACYDRLGRFDLADRAYNQLLKVAGRQPRIVNNMGYSQYLRGEKAKARKLLLEARAASPGDETIEANLALLDRS
- a CDS encoding type II and III secretion system protein family protein encodes the protein MTRSRGSLFAFFCFVVALCTGIGVSPPASANGDSVEISSNFSRSIKVAKGKTVTIRAVQRFDEIVIGDPEIATVTPLTDRSFYILGNELGSTSVTIFDAEKNPVGIVDIEVTLDTKLLSSTIRQSVPGSSVKVTSANGRIVLSGSATDAVAATQAEQIASRFAGDEEVINSIKITSSQQVQLNVRFVEINRDVGKELGTQISAAYAWSNGSVEFNSSPRATSNTPAGSLIGSLIGEGYSVDVAIDALEDRGMARRLAEPNLIARSGETSSFLAGGEFPIPISEQDGTITVSYKKFGVGLDFTPTVLSDGLIALDIEPEVSAIDNTASYRVGNIAIPGFSVRRARTSVDLKSGQSFMIAGLLQSENNLITQRVPGLGQLPILGALFSSKAYQRRETDLVIIVTPHLVKPIDPLKKVASPSDRTKRPTEAEFFLGNIDEVEVNGRGRSASRQARVVRAPSSGHFLELQ
- a CDS encoding GntR family transcriptional regulator, giving the protein MSENIFYKLRDDIENGIVTGEFEPGERLDETQLAMRFGVSRTPIREALMQLSAIGLVEIRPRRGAVVVDPAPQRVYEMFEVMAELEGMAGALAARRHTEEDSAALLAAHEKCREAVLSEETDRYYYENEIFHRAIYTASHSGFLEEQCTTLHRRLRPYRRLQLRVRNRMKVSFREHGEIVEAILSGNTDGAREGLRSHVAVQGDRFGDLVANLSNRERRSGRLR
- the dctP gene encoding TRAP transporter substrate-binding protein DctP, encoding MSSFRRKLTTSAVAAICSLVASTAGAQTVLKASHQFPGGKGDIRDEMVQLIAREVAAANVGLEIQVFPGSSLYKPNDQWNAVTRGLLDMTSFPLDYASGRHPEFSATLMPGLVGNFDRAMRLNDSEFMGDIKKVIENAGALVIADAWLSGAFGSKKNCITSPDTIKGQVIRAAGPAFEEMLVEAGASISSMPSSEIYTGMQTGVLDAANTSSASFVSYRLFEQAKCLTAPGENALWFMYEPVLVSKRVFDGLTEEQQKAILAAGEKAEVYFNEEVRKGDQVMIDTYKKAGVEVVEMSKEDYDAWLELAKASSYKNFAANVPGGDKLIEKALAVK
- a CDS encoding TRAP transporter small permease subunit; the encoded protein is MLKAYSRAVGNASRGLAAVATALLIAAMLVVCQMIMQRYVFRQATIWQTDFVVFSATAAMFLGAPYVLLKGGHVGIDVVEMVVGERTRYVLRIIAGLLGLLFCAVMLIATWIQFHDAWAGNWKHSSVWAPPLWVPLAALPVSFAMLCLQYVAQILTLLTAPAVPAAMGHGAAEPGSAPGADRHPQEIIQ
- a CDS encoding TRAP transporter large permease; its protein translation is MSPTVSGLMIVACLFVLLATGMPIAFALGLAAFAALYMQSGAGIFYVLGDTMFSGIANLAYVSIPMFVLMGAAVASSPAGSDLYTSLDRWLNRIPGGLILSNIGACAIFSGMTGSSPATCAAIGKMGIPEMMRRGYPASVASGSIAAGGTLGILIPPSVTLIVYGIATETSIGRLFMAGILPGILLTIMFMTWAVIDCKRKGYEFEARLVRYSMKERLAVLPRILPFLLIIAGTLYVLYGGIATPSEAAGAGAFLTLAVVIVAYRLFRFRPVAGIFGSAMKESVMIMMIMAAAELFAFALSSLFITQTVAAAIADMEVNRWVLMAVINVFLLICGMFLPPVAVIVMTSPMLFPIVTQAGFDPYWFAIVLTINMEVGLITPPIGLNLFVINAIAPQIPTKDILWGSLPYVLVMFLTIILLCVFPDVATWLPNQMLGTVQ
- a CDS encoding malonyl-CoA decarboxylase; this encodes MNTTSFFSDMLQSIAERGRRFLSLGPARNGDVNPVGTMEALCDTLLSSRGEASGMALAKNILDRWQGFDQDKRRDFMLALLSRFGPDIERLERAIDAYRADPTPKALLEMSMAAEPRRQELIRRLNLAPNGIATLVRMRADLLELKAQNPDLEAVDTDFAHLFGSWFNRGFLVLRLISWSTPADILEKIIRYEAVHHIGGWDELRRRLAPEDRRCFAFFHPQLVDDPLIFVEVALTREMPPNIADLLKEDRAPIRATDATTAVFYSISNCQEGLRGISFGNFLIKQVVEDLRRDLPRLDTFVTLSPVPGFADWLSRERQTEASNALSAADRSRLAALDEPDWADQPEIAAAIQPSLTAAAAWYFLRARNLHGKTVDPVARFHLGNGARLERINFLGDRSERAMRQAHGLMVNYLYKLDDIETNHEAFATRGEVVAAPAIRRLIPADRSSRSLVPGPDVFPPGVRSADAPGRKGDKEFTS